The Stutzerimonas stutzeri RCH2 genomic interval GTGGTCGCCGCTGACGATGGCGTGATGCCGCAGACTCGCGAGCACCTGGCCATCGTCGAGCTGCTCGGCATCCGCCGCGCGCTGGTAGCGCTGACCAAGATCGACCGCGTCGAGACGGCGCGCATCGCTGAAGTGCAGCGGCAGATCGAAAACCTGCTGGTCACCGGGCCACTGGCCGGCGCGCCGATCTTCCCGGTCTCCAGCATTCGCGGCGATGGCGTCGACGCCCTGCGCACCGCGCTGATCGAAGAAGCCGCCCGCACCGCCGCACGCAGCGCCAGCGGCCACTTCAGGCTGGCCATCGACCGCGCCTTCAGTGTCACTGGCGCCGGGGTGGTGGTTACCGGCACCGCCTTTGCCGGGCGCGTGCGAATCGGCGACGAACTATTACTCGGTCCCACCGGCAAACGCGTGCGCGTACGCGGCCTGCACGCGCAGAACCGGGAAGCGGACGAAGCCCATGCCGGCCAGCGCGTGGCGCTGAATCTTGCCGGCGAGCGACTGGCCGTCGAGCAGATCCATCGCGGCGACTGGCTACTGCACCCCCTGCTGCATACCCCAACCCAACGCATCGATATCGACTTCAAGCTGCTGCCCGGCGAAGCCCACGAGCTCAAGCACTGGGCGCCGGTGCACGTGCATCTCGGCGCCCAGGACGTCACCGCGCGCGTCGCCCTGCTCGAAGATGCGAGCCTGGCGCCGGGCGAACACGCCTTTGCGCAGCTCCTGCTGAACGCACCGAGCCACGCCGTGCATGGCGATCGCATCGTCCTGCGCGATCAATCCGCCCAGCGCACCCTTGGTGGCGGCCGCGTGCTCGATCCGTACGCACCACCGCGCAATCGCCGCCGCGCCGCACGGCTGGAACAACTTCGCGCCCTCGACCAGCCGAGCCTGGAGCAGGCGTTGCCGCAACTGCTCGCCAGCGCCACCAACGGCATTGACCCACAAAGCCTGGCACGCCAGTTCAACCGCCCACGCGAAGGCTGGCAGCTGCCGCACGGCGTAGTGGAAGTCGGCACCCGGCTCGGCCCGCGCATGTTCGATCAGGCCCGCTGGAGCGAACTCGACACCACCCTGCTCGCGGCCCTGCAACGTTTTCACGAAGAACAACCCGACGAACTCGGCCCCGACCGCGACCGCCTGCGGCGCTACGCCCTGCCGCAGCTGGAACGACCGGTATTTATCGCCCTGCTGGAACAGGCACTGGCCGCCGGCCGCATCGAAACCAGCGGCCCGTGGCTGCACCGCCCCGATCACCGGGTGCGCCTGAGCGATGCGGAAGAAGGTTTGAAGGAACGCCTGTGGCCGCTGCTCGAAGCCGGCCAGTTCGACCCACCCTGGGTCCGCGACCTGGCCCGCGACCTCGGCGTCGACGAAACGCAGATGCGCAACCTGCTACGCAAACTCGCCCGCCTCGGCCTGCTGCAACAGGTGGTGAAAGATTTGTTCTACCCCGAGTTCACCATTCGCCAACTCGCGGGGCATGTACTGCAACTGGAAGCACAAAGCGGCGTGATCCGCGCCGCCGCCTTCCGCGACCGCATCCAGCTCGGCCGCAAACGCAGCATCCAACTGCTCGAACACTTCGACCGCATCGGCCTCACCCGCCGCTTCGGCAACGAACGCAAAGTCCGCCCCGACAGCGCCTTGGCGATCCAGTCAGCCCTGGGTTAGGCTGGTCGCCGCTTCCTCTTCGGCGTCTCGACAAGATAAGGAAGGCAATCGCACCCGGTGGTGCGGCCGGGCTTCAAATCCTGTTTAGCGTGAGTCATCAATGGACTACGTTGGTCAAAACCGGTGTTCTGCGAATTTTGAGCGACTCGTTGCGGTCTATGTTGGCGATTGATGGCCATAGCTTTCGACACTTTTTCGACACCATGAGAATGCTGCTAAACAGCTCAGCTGGTGCAATTGGTGCGACTAATGGCCAGCTTCTACAACCAGCCAAATGCTAAGCTCAACCATGATAGCAGCGCACCAATAGGTTTAATGCTATTAAGATACACCGGCCGATAGAAAATTAATTATAGACACAGCTTTAGGTGCTCTATGTTAAAGACTGTCAAGCCGTTTTTTTTTATGTTTCAAGCTGTAGAATGCGCCCAATTTTGCGCCTCCAGCTTCATGGAGGAAGGAGAGCAAGGTGAAAATCGTAGATTTTCATAAGTCCAAATGTGAAAGGGCATCATCTAAAAACCGCAACGGTTTAGATGCAAATGTTGTTGCATTTTCTTCGCTCAGAGAGCGAAAGAAAGAAGATGAACACAAAAAAGCATTGAATAATATTCTTGCCAGAGCACAAGAGCTGGATTGGTAAATAGTTACAACCTGCTCCTAAAAGGATGTTGAGCATGGCCAATGTAAGCACAGCTGCAAGAACACTCACCAGTCTTGGCAGCGCCAAGGGAGATATTCTAGAACGAGTCGAAGGGCGCCGTAGCGACGAAATAGTTGCTGCATTCTGTGGCGCGGTCGGATGTAATCTCTCAGATGTTATTAGAAACATGAGACACCAGTTCGAGGACTATGGATATGTCGTCGAACACATCAAAATTAGCGACATCATAAAGCAGCACTTCCAAGACAATCCTTTACCGCCTGACCTTGCATCAGAAGACCTTAGCTCCTTAACTGGAATCAAGCGCTATTCTGTCCTGCAAGACCTGGGTAATCACTTGCGGCAGAAACATGGAACGAGAGTCCTTGCAGCTCTCGCAATGTCTAGAATTGCCACGCATCGGAATATACAAACTAAAGACGGCAAGATAAAAGCCCCAAAAACTGTATACATCATAGATCAGCTCAAGCATCACCATGAGGTTGAGCTTTTCAGGCTTGTATACGAAGATCTATTTTATCTTATAGGGGTTTTCAGCCCCCAACGGGTTAGGTTCAATCATTTAACTAAGATTGAGCAAATGTCAGGCCCGGATGCGCTCTCCTTAATTGAGCGAGACAGAAACGAGTCTGCGTCAACGCACGGTCAAAAGCTTGAAAAAACTATTCAGCTTTCGGATTATTTTGTTTGCAACGGGCAAGATAACTCCTCTAACTTAGTTGAACCCGCTCAGCGTTTTTTAGGTTTAGTCCACGGAAAAAATGGCATAACCCCTACTAAAGATGAAGCGGGGATGTACGCGGCTTACTCTGCGTCGCTGAAATCTGCCTGCCTAAGCCGGCAAGTCGGCGCGGCCATCGCGAACAAGGATGGCAACATCATATCCGTTGGTTGGAACGATGTTCCACGGTCGGGCGGCGGGCTTTATACATCAGACTCTCCTAATGATCAGCGTTGCTTTCATCATCGTGGATTTTGCTACAACGACTTTCATAAAGATCGCCTCATTTCGAGCATCGTTGACATCGTAGGCGCGCAATTAAGCGTAACCCCGGAAATAAAAGACAAATTAGCTGATCTAATTCAGAAAGAAACCCGCGCCGGCTCCATTATCGAATATTCGCGAGCCATTCACGCAGAAATGGAAGCTATTTTGGGGCTAGCACGCGCTCAAGGTGGCTCGACTGAGTCCTCCACGCTATATACAACAACTTTCCCCTGTCACAATTGCGCCCGGCACATTATTGCTGCGGGAATAAAAAGAGTTGTTTATATCGAGCCCTACGAAAAAAGCCTAGCTTTAGATTTACATGATGACGCGATAACCCTCGAAGAAGGCCGTACTGATATGACCCTCTTTGAAAACTTTAGCGGTGTTTCTCCCGCACGCTATGCCTCGTTCTTCTTAGCAAAAGGCAAAAGAAAAGACGATAAAGGACATGCCGTAGATATAATTAAAGGCGACGCCAAACATATAGCAATCAAGTATCTCGACCCCTATCAAATGATCGAGACTAAGGTCGTAGCTGATACTTTAGAAAAAATGGCAGGATCTGAATTTAGTCCGCCCCATCCTGAAGACGACTTCACGCCTCCTGGTGCTGCCTAGGAAACGTTTTTTAGCTAGCTGGTTGAAAACCCAATGCTAATTTCTAGTATTTAGGTTTACGCTGGCTTTGCAATTTCGGCGTTCAATACTTCCTTCCCCACCAGGGCAGAAGTCGCTTATCCGTGACTCTTTGCCTACAACCACAATTTCTTTTTGGCGGGCTGGGATCGTTACAGCCGGCTCCGGGATAACCCGTGTGGCAGGAACGATATTCGCCGCCCCCTGGGGAACGTAGTTCTTGTCGTTGAATACGGTTTGCTTGGGTGGTGTCTCTGTCGTAGCAGCTTGGGGCTGGGGTGTTTGCGGCTGAGGCGTTGCACCTCTCGCGGCCACTTCTTCTACTACCCTGTCCCAATCCTTGGTCGCTGCTGGCTCTGCTCGCTTGATTTCGGCCACGGGGGCTGGCTTGGGTTGGATGCGCTTATCGGCGATGCCCTGGGCGGTGCCTTTGAGGAATGACGAACTCGCCATCTGTAGGCCGGCTAGCATGATCGCGGTGCCGATCAGCCCTGGTATCAGCCATGCTACGGCTCCCTTGCGCGGGCGCCTTCTGATGTAGTCCGGGGCGTCGTGCCATTCAGCCTTCATATCTCCCTCTCCCTGTCCTTCGGGCGTACCAGCGCCTAGTCACTTCCTTGGTGATCGCTATCCCGCGTCTTGACCGGTCAAGTTTCGGTTGGCCTCGTCGTAATCGGGACTCGTCTGCCCGCACTCCGGAGCGATCTCACCGCTTGCGACCCATAAGGCGTACTGCGGATAGAGCTTCACCAGGACCTCGACCTCCTCTGTACTCAACCGCGCCTTCTTGTGGCGTAGGTTTTTCCATCGGCTGTAGTTGATCTCCGACTTGCGGACCAGATCGTCTAGGCCAGCCTTATAGATCAGAGCAATAGCTCTATCCTGCATCGATTCCATAAAGGTCTAAGAATCTCTGAGTTCACTATTTGAACTCTAGGAATACACTGTTATTCTTTGCCTGTCAGTTCACTATTTACACTCTAAAGCTGCACTGACGTAGCCCTATAAAGACCAACATAGTGCAACAAAGGCCAAGGACATGGAAGGAAACCTACCGCCGATAGACCTGCTCAACGCGCCCCCTGTCATGCCGTGGCGCCAGTTCGCGGACTGGATTCGCATGAATGATGAACACGACGTGGTGTGGGGCTGGATTCGCAACGGCTACATCCCGTCGCACAAGGTTGGCAAGTACGTGATGGTCAACGTGGCGCTGCTGGTTAAGCAGCTCATGGAAAAGGAGTGGGACTCATGATCCGCGCCGCCTACGGAAAGCCAGGGGAAGGGATGACCTATGTCGAAGCTGACCAGCTATCAACGCCTTCCGCACGCCCAGGACTGCGACTGCTCTGTCTGCTGGTCCAGACGCGAAATGGCGAAACACGCTCCCTCCCCGTCCACACGCTGCGCCCAATGCCGCCCCGCCTCTGCGCGGCCGATTCGCACGCTGCAAATGGGCCGCGTCGGTGGTGCCTGGAAGCCTCTGGTCTCGGAGTGGACAGTGGAACCGGCCTTTATCTGCGAGAAGCACACGCCGCCCGACCGCCCCACGAAGTGGTGGAGCGTTATCTACGACTCGGGCAAGCCCACGCCCTACGTACCGATTCACGAACCGTTCGAACTGGTGGGCTAAAGCCAACCGCCCCCGCCGAAGCCGAACAGGTCCAGGGCCGCGCTCCCGGCTCGTCGGATCACGCTTCACCGATCCGGCGAACGGAAGCACGGGCGCAGCGCACCCTTGACCCGGCACAAACCGAAACAGCCTCCGCTCGTGAGTGTGGGGCAGCTTCACCGCCCCGCGCTCCCGAGCCCTCGGCGGCAAGAGTGGGATGACAAGGGCAAAGCCCTTGGTGTTAACCAACTAGAGAACACGCACAACGCGACGTTTTAACCGGTAGGCCAAGTAACAGATCACCTCGGCGAACTTGCGAGTTCACCGGTTCGGGATCGCTCGGCCTGCAGAAAGCAAAGCAGCGCAATAAAGCGCAACTAGAGAGAGGAAACACAAATGGCACGTTCGATCATGGAAGTTGCATTTCTCAGCGCCGAGAAAGTCGAGTTCGACAACGTGAAGCTGGTGAAGCTGTTTGTTGGTGACGAGCCAGACGGCAAGCGTGACCTCGGCATTTCCATCCTGTCGATGAATGTCTCCGAAGAAGCCCTGGACGAAGTGTGGTCCGCCTGCGAAAGCCTCGATGTGCTTGAGCCGATCCGCGTCACCACCGAGATCGAGCGAGGCTCCAAGAACGCCGGCAAGTTCATCGTCCTGCACGTTGAGCCTGTGAAAGCCGCCGCTGCTCAAGCCACCAAGCCGACCCAGCAACCGACCCCAACCGCCAAGCCAGCCGGCACCCAGCCGGAACCGGCGAAGGCCAACTAACCGGGAGGGGCGGCCATGCTGATTGATGACCGGGTGTACTGCGACTGC includes:
- the selB gene encoding selenocysteine-specific translation elongation factor, giving the protein MIVGTAGHIDHGKTALLQALTGQQGDRRREERERGITIDLGYVYADLGEGSLTGFIDVPGHERFVHNMLAGASGIDCVLLVVAADDGVMPQTREHLAIVELLGIRRALVALTKIDRVETARIAEVQRQIENLLVTGPLAGAPIFPVSSIRGDGVDALRTALIEEAARTAARSASGHFRLAIDRAFSVTGAGVVVTGTAFAGRVRIGDELLLGPTGKRVRVRGLHAQNREADEAHAGQRVALNLAGERLAVEQIHRGDWLLHPLLHTPTQRIDIDFKLLPGEAHELKHWAPVHVHLGAQDVTARVALLEDASLAPGEHAFAQLLLNAPSHAVHGDRIVLRDQSAQRTLGGGRVLDPYAPPRNRRRAARLEQLRALDQPSLEQALPQLLASATNGIDPQSLARQFNRPREGWQLPHGVVEVGTRLGPRMFDQARWSELDTTLLAALQRFHEEQPDELGPDRDRLRRYALPQLERPVFIALLEQALAAGRIETSGPWLHRPDHRVRLSDAEEGLKERLWPLLEAGQFDPPWVRDLARDLGVDETQMRNLLRKLARLGLLQQVVKDLFYPEFTIRQLAGHVLQLEAQSGVIRAAAFRDRIQLGRKRSIQLLEHFDRIGLTRRFGNERKVRPDSALAIQSALG
- a CDS encoding anti-phage dCTP deaminase; the encoded protein is MANVSTAARTLTSLGSAKGDILERVEGRRSDEIVAAFCGAVGCNLSDVIRNMRHQFEDYGYVVEHIKISDIIKQHFQDNPLPPDLASEDLSSLTGIKRYSVLQDLGNHLRQKHGTRVLAALAMSRIATHRNIQTKDGKIKAPKTVYIIDQLKHHHEVELFRLVYEDLFYLIGVFSPQRVRFNHLTKIEQMSGPDALSLIERDRNESASTHGQKLEKTIQLSDYFVCNGQDNSSNLVEPAQRFLGLVHGKNGITPTKDEAGMYAAYSASLKSACLSRQVGAAIANKDGNIISVGWNDVPRSGGGLYTSDSPNDQRCFHHRGFCYNDFHKDRLISSIVDIVGAQLSVTPEIKDKLADLIQKETRAGSIIEYSRAIHAEMEAILGLARAQGGSTESSTLYTTTFPCHNCARHIIAAGIKRVVYIEPYEKSLALDLHDDAITLEEGRTDMTLFENFSGVSPARYASFFLAKGKRKDDKGHAVDIIKGDAKHIAIKYLDPYQMIETKVVADTLEKMAGSEFSPPHPEDDFTPPGAA
- the pflM gene encoding lysogeny maintenance protein PflM — protein: MSKLTSYQRLPHAQDCDCSVCWSRREMAKHAPSPSTRCAQCRPASARPIRTLQMGRVGGAWKPLVSEWTVEPAFICEKHTPPDRPTKWWSVIYDSGKPTPYVPIHEPFELVG